From Halorussus lipolyticus:
GGAACTCGTACGAAGACTATCCACATCACGAACGAGGGCGACGACCCGACCGATGTCTCGATTTCGGGTGGGTCGGGACTCTCTATTTCGGACGCCCCCTCGGCGCTGAACGCCGGCGAGACGGCCTCGTTCCAAGTCACGCTCGATGCCGACCAGTACGACGGTACTCCGGTCGTGGTCACCCACGAGGGCGGGAAGACGGCGATTCCTCTCAGCGTGACGGTCATCGGTGACGACGAGTTGACCCGGACCGAGGACGCATCGGTCGAGGACGAACACAATTGCGGTGGTTTCATCACGGACGTGTACGGCGACCAGTGGACGTTCTGTGACGTGTCCGGTCGAGTGTGGTCGGACACGGCGAACATCCCGAGCGACGAGTACGCCGGTATCGACAGCGCGGAACTCAGAGTATCGGTCAGGGCCGACGGCGACGAGAGGCAAGATAATCCCCTCGAAGTGTATCTCAACGGCCAGAAGCTGACCGAAATCTCGTCACCGCCCGCGGACGACGACTATCACGTCGAGACGATTCCGGTCCCGGTCGAGGACCTCGACGCCGGTGACAACACGGTGAAACTGAAAACTTCGGGCTACTCGTCCTACGACGTTGAAGACGACTTCGACGACACCGCGCTCCACTACACCTACTTCGAGGAGGTAGACCTCGACCTCTCGGTCGGCGAGTTCGATAAGGAGGTCCGAGTCGGCGAGACGGTCCGGGTTCCCGTCAGCGTCAAGAACGACGGCGGGCGGACCGCGACCGACGTTGTGCTGGGGACCAGCGGCGGCACCGACGGCGACGCTATCGACGTAGTGAAGTGGCCCGACGGCTACGCGCCGGGGAGCGAGGAGACTCTCGACCCGAAGCAGTCCGACGTGCGCTACTTCGAGATAGAACTCACCGAGGACCGGTCGGCGAACGTGGAGTTCGGAACGGCCTCGAACACCGACGACGCGGACACAACCATCACCCTGACGCCGCCGAACGACCCGCCGGTCGTCGGACAGGCGAGCATCTGGCCCGACACGGCCACGGCCGGGGAGAGCATCCAGTACGCGGTGGACGTTCTCGATCACGACGGCGACACCGTGAACGTGGAGTTACAGGTCTGGGACCCCTCCGCGGGCAGTTGGGAGTCGGTCGGAAGCCAGCAGGTCGATGGCATCGCCACGGCTCGCTGGTACGCCTCGCCCTTCGAGGTTGACGACGAGGGCGAGTCTACGACCTATCGCGTCGTCTACGACGACGGGAACGGCCACGCCGGAACGTGGGGTCCGTTCGCTGGACCGACGGTCATCGACGACGACACCTCGGGTCCCGAAACCGCGGAGTGGCGCTATCCCGGCGTGATTCGTCCCGGTGACTCGGTGCCGGTGTCCGTGGATGTCTCGGACCCGAGCGGCGTCGCCAGCGTCACGCTTCACTACCACTACTCGAACGGGACGAACGGGACGGCCACGATGTCGAAGGCAAACGGGTCGTGGCACGGCACGGTTCCGTCGGTCGGTGACGACGTGTCGTCGGTCTCGTTCTCGGTCGAAGCGACAGACGGTGACGCCTCGCCAGCGACCTCCCACTCGCTGAACAGGCAAGCCGTCGTGCGAGAGAACAGCGACGGAGACGGTTGGTACGACAGCTACGACCCGACGCCGAACACGAACAATACCGACGCCACGGGACCGGACGACGGCGTCGGCGGCGAAGGCTTTCAGGACACCGACGGCGACGGCATCCAGAACTACGCTGACCCCGACAACGACGGCGACGGACTGGATGACGGCGAGGACCCCGCGATTCTGGTCGTGGACGCCGACGGTGACGGTTTCTCGGATTACTACGAAGTCCAGTCCGGGACCGACCCGCTCGACCCCGACGACCGGCCGAACCCGGACGCGCCGCTCGACGTGAGTGCTAGCGCGTCCCGGAGCGTCTCGACCGTCGGCACGTCGGTCGCATTCGAGGCCAGCGTGGCGAACGCCTCGCTCAACGCCACCCTCGAGTGGGACCTCGACGACGACGGCGAGTTCGACGACGCGAGCGGCAGAACGGCGACGGCCACGTTCACGACGACAGGAAGCCACGCAGTCGCGGTTCGGGCGACCGACGGAGAGGACACCGCGGTCGGAACGGCCGGGGTCGAGGTCCGCTCCTCGCCGACAGTCTCGGCCACGGCGGTCGAGTCCGTCGTGTCCTCGCGCCCGGTCGAGATTTCGTGGGACGCGACCCTGACGGGCAACGCCACGACGCTCGCGTACCGCATCGACGGCGGGTCGCTCACCAACGTCTCGACCGACGACGTTCGAGAGACCGGCACGCTCACGCTCTCGGAGGTCTCCAACGGGTCACACACAGTCGAGTTCACGTTGCTTGACTCCTCGGGCGACCCGCTTTCGGGGTCGGCGACCGAAGCCCAAGCGACGTTCGACCTCGACGTGTCGGGTCCGTCGGTCGATTCGGTGACTCTCGACGAGGTGACGCGAAGTGACGGGGCCGTCAGAACGAACGGAAGCATCGGCGTCGAAGCGCGACTGAGCGACCGAAACGGTGTCTCGTCGGCTCGGGTCGTCCTATCGCCCGACAACTACTCCTTCGAGGTGACGGTCCCGGCGACCAAGCGCAGTGAGTCGTGGGACGCCGAGATTCCGGCGCGATTCGTCCCGGTCGAAGGGAATTACTCGCTCGTCGTGGTCGCCGAGGACGACACCGGTAACGAGAACGAGAAGACAGTCGAAACGGTGGTCGTGGACGAGACCGCCCCCGAACTGGCTGTAACGGTCGCTCAGAATGCCGACGAGACGGCGGCACTCACTATCGAGAGTAGCGAACCGCTTGACCGGACGCCGGACGTGACGATTTCGCACACCGGGACCACGACTCCGGTGTCGGTCTCGCAGGACTCGCCGACGAAGTGGTCCGGGACGTTCGACCTCTCGGGGTCCGGCGCGTACCGCATCGAAGCGACCGGCCGGGACGAGACGGGGAACCTTGGAACCGCGCGAGCGGTCACAGTCGTGCAGTCGTCGATTCGGACCGAGGACCGTACGACGACGCTCGTAGACGAACAGTCTGGCACGTTCATCCGACTCCGGACCGAGCGTGCGGTCGAGGACGGAACGGCGCTGTTCACCGAGACTGACTCGCCGTTGGCGGACCTTCCGGCTTCCCAAATCGGCGCGAGTTTCATCGATGGCCGACTCGGTTCCGACCTGAGCGCGAACCTGACCGAGGCGACCATCGGTATCCCGGTCAACGAGTCGCGGCTTCCCGACGGACTGCCGACCGAGAGCGTCAACATCTCCTACTACAACGGGACGACCGGCGAGTGGGAGGAGCTACCGACGACTATCACGACCGAGGAGGGTCGGCGGTACTGGACCGCGAACGTCACGCACTTCTCGGTCTACGGTGCCATCGCACGCGACGACGCCGCGCCGAGCGTGACCGCGGCCTCTCCGGCAGTCGAAGAGGTCGCCGCCAACCAGTCGGTGCAGGTTCGGTACGAGTTCACCGACGGCGGGTCGGGCGTCAACCTCTCGACGCTGTCGCTGAACGTCGATGGACGCGACGTGACGACCGAGGCCGAGGTGACAGACGGTGCCATCGAGTACACCATCGACTCGCCGAGTCTCGGCAACCACACTGCCCGACTCTCCGTCGAAGACGAGGCCGGAAACCGGGTCCGGGAGCCAGTGACCTTCGAGGTCACCGAGAACGTCAGCGACGGCCCCGGTGACGGGGACGACGGTGACTCCGGCGGCGATTCGGACGAGGAGTCCGGCGGAAGCTCTGGCGGAGGCGGAACCAACGTCGAACCGCCGGACCCGACCGTGGAACTCGAACCGCGTGGCGACGGGTTCTACGCAGACGTGCAGAACGGTCGAGAGGGTCTCAGCATCCCGATAGAACTCTCGGCGGACCCCACGGCGGGAGTGGCCTACGAATCGGTGACGGTCACGATGGCGGCGAAGAACCCTCACTTCGCGTTCACGCTGACGCCGCGGACGAACTCCTCGGACGGCCTCGGCGAACCGAGCGGCCCCGACGCGGTCGGTGGTCACCTCACGATGACGCCGAAGTACATTACCGGCGAACACGTGAGCGAGGTCAGGTATCGGTTCTCGGTCATCGACGCGCTGATTTCGGACGCCGGTGGCTCACCCGAGTCCGT
This genomic window contains:
- a CDS encoding PKD domain-containing protein — protein: MVLFVVLMIGSPIAGGFAVQPAEATPSGAETASAGGPSVLAQNATHRSGAVATSTLTETTMSWQTPPPRRVETTDSFTVTVTGQNRRSGELCLYADDPITDSIIDTTTVACKNVDAGDYTVSFDVSVADDLNVAPGGHRKLYMQLERETYGGTVVAAETAKRQVAAPQEPAYPDTYPWTDVQELPEKAASDTGLKASIDRERIDPNTYEITLKLDKNQLQDLRGHGSSQVLVTYDADEMTVFSVESGVDGGKTTEMETAEAITSVLDLVSLGSSTSLKAVAVEVVKGLAEEAGYNFVTSFLHFDTPAEHTTAEGQEALLVDFSNDQWAYDEVTSIGTYTLKLRVHTERDIESSDLRFLLDMRGEAIKVTTDRITGTLPLFTEYRREVVVNVPSPNADPTAEFALGTSAPETDESVRFDASSSADSDGSITEYKWDFDGDGTIDKTASEPVIAYDYDQSGTKTVRLTTVDDDGATATTQRSVTISSSTTSVVADPETWDIGSTLESGTRTKTIHITNEGDDPTDVSISGGSGLSISDAPSALNAGETASFQVTLDADQYDGTPVVVTHEGGKTAIPLSVTVIGDDELTRTEDASVEDEHNCGGFITDVYGDQWTFCDVSGRVWSDTANIPSDEYAGIDSAELRVSVRADGDERQDNPLEVYLNGQKLTEISSPPADDDYHVETIPVPVEDLDAGDNTVKLKTSGYSSYDVEDDFDDTALHYTYFEEVDLDLSVGEFDKEVRVGETVRVPVSVKNDGGRTATDVVLGTSGGTDGDAIDVVKWPDGYAPGSEETLDPKQSDVRYFEIELTEDRSANVEFGTASNTDDADTTITLTPPNDPPVVGQASIWPDTATAGESIQYAVDVLDHDGDTVNVELQVWDPSAGSWESVGSQQVDGIATARWYASPFEVDDEGESTTYRVVYDDGNGHAGTWGPFAGPTVIDDDTSGPETAEWRYPGVIRPGDSVPVSVDVSDPSGVASVTLHYHYSNGTNGTATMSKANGSWHGTVPSVGDDVSSVSFSVEATDGDASPATSHSLNRQAVVRENSDGDGWYDSYDPTPNTNNTDATGPDDGVGGEGFQDTDGDGIQNYADPDNDGDGLDDGEDPAILVVDADGDGFSDYYEVQSGTDPLDPDDRPNPDAPLDVSASASRSVSTVGTSVAFEASVANASLNATLEWDLDDDGEFDDASGRTATATFTTTGSHAVAVRATDGEDTAVGTAGVEVRSSPTVSATAVESVVSSRPVEISWDATLTGNATTLAYRIDGGSLTNVSTDDVRETGTLTLSEVSNGSHTVEFTLLDSSGDPLSGSATEAQATFDLDVSGPSVDSVTLDEVTRSDGAVRTNGSIGVEARLSDRNGVSSARVVLSPDNYSFEVTVPATKRSESWDAEIPARFVPVEGNYSLVVVAEDDTGNENEKTVETVVVDETAPELAVTVAQNADETAALTIESSEPLDRTPDVTISHTGTTTPVSVSQDSPTKWSGTFDLSGSGAYRIEATGRDETGNLGTARAVTVVQSSIRTEDRTTTLVDEQSGTFIRLRTERAVEDGTALFTETDSPLADLPASQIGASFIDGRLGSDLSANLTEATIGIPVNESRLPDGLPTESVNISYYNGTTGEWEELPTTITTEEGRRYWTANVTHFSVYGAIARDDAAPSVTAASPAVEEVAANQSVQVRYEFTDGGSGVNLSTLSLNVDGRDVTTEAEVTDGAIEYTIDSPSLGNHTARLSVEDEAGNRVREPVTFEVTENVSDGPGDGDDGDSGGDSDEESGGSSGGGGTNVEPPDPTVELEPRGDGFYADVQNGREGLSIPIELSADPTAGVAYESVTVTMAAKNPHFAFTLTPRTNSSDGLGEPSGPDAVGGHLTMTPKYITGEHVSEVRYRFSVIDALISDAGGSPESVVLYQYRDGKWRALPTTHRGGNRYAATAPGYSTVAVGVKSVSDSDRANDGTTKTSASGGDESDEEGDDSNAGTSRPSESAGSSDDSGGDSGGASIPGFGVGVALVALLAALLVSAAVRRD